The Ziziphus jujuba cultivar Dongzao chromosome 7, ASM3175591v1 genome includes a region encoding these proteins:
- the LOC107424881 gene encoding uncharacterized protein LOC107424881, translating into MVGQWTVNKPSRSDEVVDADQQLKLAEQIRAQFDSITPKRPLKPNRSEPDSSTPTPDQTIQNHTIPELRKFRSLQSQSHVIFSTEGVSTVPDNEFVETQYYRELDSIEKEHHTTGSGFIKIGKEGNEDGYGIQLPQVHSNGEARAVGCFRSNPATNDWVPSTDDDQIFISSKPNRSESS; encoded by the exons atggtggGTCAATGGACGGTGAATAAACCGAGCAGGAGCGACGAAGTGGTTGATGCAGATCAACAGCTCAAACTCGCCGAGCAGATCAGAGCTCAGTTTGACTCTATTACCCCAAAACGACCACTCAAACCCAACAGAAGCGAACCCGATTCATCAACACCAACCCCTGATCAGACCATCCAAAACCATACCATTCCTGAGCTTCGCAAGTTTCGTTCTCTTCAATCTCAATCCCAT GTTATTTTTTCAACAGAAGGAGTTTCAACGGTTCCAGATAATGAATTTGTGGAGACCCAGTACTATAGGGAATTGGATTCCATTGAGAAAGAGCACCACACG ACAGGAAGTGGTTTTATAAAGATTGGAAAAGAAGGCAATGAAGATGGCTATGGAATTCAGTTACCACAAGTTCATAGTAATGGTGAAGCTCGAGCTGTTGGGTGTTTCAGAAGCAACCCAGCAACGAATGACTGGGTTCCTAGCACCGATGACGATCAG attttcATATCCTCAAAACCAAATCGGAGCGAAAGCTCTTAG
- the LOC107424872 gene encoding cytochrome P450 81E8, which yields MEHIFFPTLLFIIFLLCTFKFFFSSTRKYKNLPPSPPSLPIIGHLHLLKPPVHRAFHLLSQKHGPIFTLWFGYRRVVIVSSSSAVEECFTKNDIVLANRPRLLLGKHLGYNYSTLASSPYGDHWRNLRRISAIEIFSTSRLNLFLSIRRDEIRRTLCKLSRNSIEQFVKVELQPIFTELTFNIIMRMVAGKRYYGDELTDKEEAKQFREIIEEAFVYGGAANPGDFLPVLNWISRDGFEKKIKRLAKRADAFLQSLIDENRDRKESKNTMIDHLLSLQESQPDYYTDQIIKGLIMNILLAGTDTSAVTLEWAMSNLLNHPHILEKAKAELDRQIGQQNLMDEPDLSKLPYLQNIISETLRLYPPAPLLVPHLSSDDCTIGGYNVPRDTILLVNSWAIQRDPKLWNDAESFKPERFETKEVDTTSSYKLMPFGVGRRACPGAGLAQRVVGLSLGSFIQCFDWKRISDKEIDMSEGKGLSMPKVVPLEAMCKARPIMNNVLSETVDDN from the exons ATGGAGCATATCTTCTTCCCCACGttgcttttcattattttccttCTATGTACTTTCAAATTCTTCTTCTCAAGCacaagaaaatacaaaaacctCCCACCAAGCCCTCCTTCACTTCCAATTATCGGTCACCTCCATCTCTTAAAACCACCGGTTCATCGAGCCTTCCACCTTCTCTCTCAAAAACACGGTCCCATTTTCACACTTTGGTTCGGATACCGCCGTGTGGTTATAGTATCATCCTCCTCGGCGGTCGAAGAATGCTTCACCAAGAACGACATCGTTCTGGCCAACCGCCCTCGGCTACTCTTGGGCAAGCACCTAGGCTACAACTACAGTACCTTGGCGAGTTCCCCTTATGGCGATCATTGGCGAAACCTCCGACGAATCAGCGCCATCGAAATCTTCTCGACGAGCCGGCTCAACTTGTTCTTGAGCATCCGGAGGGACGAAATCAGACGGACATTGTGCAAACTTTCTCGAAACTCCATCGAACAGTTTGTGAAGGTGGAGCTGCAACCGATATTTACGGAGCTGACTTTTAACATTATAATGAGAATGGTCGCAGGGAAGCGGTACTACGGGGACGAGTTGACGGATAAGGAAGAAGCTAAGCAGTTCAGAGAGATTATAGAGGAGGCGTTTGTGTATGGTGGAGCAGCAAATCCTGGAGATTTCTTGCCTGTTTTGAATTGGATTAGCAGGGACGGATTTGAAAAGAAGATCAAGAGGCTTGCTAAGAGGGCAGATGCTTTCTTGCAAAGTCTTATTGATGAGAATCGGGACAGAAAAGAGAGTAAAAATACCATGATTGATCATCTACTTTCCCTGCAAGAGTCACAGCCTGATTACTACACTGACCAAATTATCAAAGGACTTATAATG AATATTTTATTGGCTGGGACTGACACGTCTGCAGTGACATTGGAGTGGGCAATGTCCAATCTCCTTAACCATCCCCATATCCTGGAAAAGGCTAAAGCCGAATTGGATCGTCAAATCGGTCAACAAAACTTAATGGACGAACCAGATCTTTCAAAACTACCTTACCTCCAAAACATCATCTCCGAGACCCTCCGTCTCTACCCACCAGCCCCATTGCTTGTTCCACATCTATCCTCCGATGACTGCACCATTGGTGGTTACAACGTGCCACGTGACACCATCTTATTGGTTAATTCATGGGCCATACAGAGAGACCCTAAGCTGTGGAACGATGCAGAGAGTTTTAAGCCCGAAAGGTTTGAAACAAAGGAGGTTGATACGACGTCGTCATACAAATTAATGCCGTTTGGAGTGGGAAGGAGGGCTTGTCCTGGTGCTGGACTGGCACAACGTGTCGTTGGATTGAGCTTAGGGTCGTTCATTCAATGCTTTGACTGGAAAAGGATTAGCGACAAAGAAATTGATATGAGTGAAGGTAAAGGGCTTAGCATGCCCAAAGTTGTGCCGCTGGAAGCTATGTGTAAAGCACGTCCGATCATGAACAATGTTCTCTCTGAAACTGTagatgataattaa